GGCTCAACGCCCTCTCGCTCGGCGAGGAGACGGCGGCCCACCTCGGCGTGGACGTGCCGCGCACGCGGGCCCTGCTCTTCTTCGCGGCGTCGCTCGTCACCGGCGCCGCCGTCGCCGCGGCCGGCCTCGTCGGCTTCGTCGGCCTCGTCGTGCCGCACGCCCTGCGCACGCTCATCGGCGCGGACCACCGGTTGCTGGTGCCGGCATCGGCGCTCGCCGGCGCCGCCGTCCTCGTGCTGGCGGACACGGCGGCGCGCAGCGTGCTGCCGCCGGCCGAGGTGCCCGTCGGCGTCGTCACCGCCCTCTTCGGCGCGCCGTTCTTCCTGGTGCTCCTGCGCCGGCGCCGCGGGTGGATGGGGCAGTGAGCGTCGCGCTCGAGGCCACCGGCCTCTCCTTCGCCTTCGGCGGCCGCGCGGTCGTCGACGGGGTCTCGCTCGCCGTGCCCGAAGGCGAGATGCTCGGCATCGTCGGGCCGAACGGCTCCGGCAAGACCACGCTCCTGCGCCTGCTCTCGGGGCTGCTGCGGCCGCGCGCCGGCGAGGTCCGCGTCCTCGGGCGCCCGGCCGCCGGCTACTCCCGGCGGGAGCTGGCGCGCCTCGTCGCCGTCGTCCCGCAGGGCAGCGGGACCGTCTTCCCGTACACGGTCGAGGAGATGGTCGGCATGGGCCGCTTCCCGCACCTGGCGTGGCCGGGCTGGCTTTCCGAGCGCGACCGCGCCGTGTGCCGCGAGGCGATGCGGCGCACGGACACCGAGCGCTTCGCCGGGCGGACGATCGACGAGCTCTCCTCGGGCGAGCGCCAGCGGGTGCTCATCGCGCGGGCGCTGGCGCAGGAGGCGCGCATCGTGCTCCTCGACGAGGCCTCGAGCTTCCTCGACCTCGCGCAGGAGCTGGGGATCTTCCGGATGCTGGATGCGCTGCGGCGCGAGCAGGGGCTGACCTTCGTGTCGGTGTCGCACGACCTGAACCTCGTGGGCGCGTTTTGCCAGCGCGTGCTCCTGCTGCGTGATGGCCGCGTCCTGGCGGCGGGGGCGCTGGAGGCGACCTACACCGGCGAGAACCTCTCGGCGCTCTTTGGCGTGGCCGTG
This region of bacterium genomic DNA includes:
- a CDS encoding ABC transporter ATP-binding protein, with the translated sequence MSVALEATGLSFAFGGRAVVDGVSLAVPEGEMLGIVGPNGSGKTTLLRLLSGLLRPRAGEVRVLGRPAAGYSRRELARLVAVVPQGSGTVFPYTVEEMVGMGRFPHLAWPGWLSERDRAVCREAMRRTDTERFAGRTIDELSSGERQRVLIARALAQEARIVLLDEASSFLDLAQELGIFRMLDALRREQGLTFVSVSHDLNLVGAFCQRVLLLRDGRVLAAGALEATYTGENLSALFGVAVQTAAGPDHRVRVQW